A region of the Ferrimicrobium sp. genome:
TGCGACGCAAGCGTGCCTCATGATGGACCAAGATGATGAGACCGACCGCAAGAATCGTGATGCCAATGGCCGATGCGACGGTCGCGTCCAGGAGGGACCTGCCCCCCTTGTTGCTCTGGGCATAGACGAGCGCGAACCCGAACGGCATCATCAAAAGCACCGCGAGAGCACTAAATGCATAACGCATCAGCTGCACGAGGACACTTACTCCTCTTGGTACTTTGGGGGCTAGAACCTCCGACAAATACCCGGCACCAGCAAGGCCAGCAGACGGAAGGAGATAGTTGACGAAGTTTGTAGCCAGTGCGCCGGCAAACAATCGCCCTGTATGAACGTCGTAGCGAAAAATCCGTAGAATCGACCGGTAGTAGAGGCCATTGAGCCAATAGCTAGCGAGCTGGACGAGGACCACCGTTGCCAGTACATACCAGCGCAATCTTGCGAGCAGAGGCACAAAGTTTGCCAATGAGGTACGATTTTCCCAGAGTACGAGCGCGAGACCCACGAGACCAAGAACGCCGAAGAGTTGGCGCCAGCGTTTAGGAGCGTTACGCGCCATCGTTCTTCGTTGATGGTCTGCGGGTGGTGTACCCGCGAAAGGTCAAGTGTCGGCTTCGAGGTGACAAAGTACCAGGCCAGTCCCGTATGCGAAGAGCGGGGCCAAGACAATCATGGGAGGTGTCGGTGGCCCCCCAAAGACGCTGTGGTGCCGATCTCGTGACGCTCCGAGTGTGGTGGCACGTCACGTCACGTCACCACGCTTGCAAACAGCCGTTTCGTCGCATGGTGTATGCATGCGACACCTTGATTGGTTGATGGGCGGCCTCGGCACGTGTGCCGATGGTTCGGCGTTGCGATCGCGGCAGAGTCTGATTGATGGCGAATACTCCCTCACACTGTTCATTGGATCACCCA
Encoded here:
- a CDS encoding flippase-like domain-containing protein, which encodes MARNAPKRWRQLFGVLGLVGLALVLWENRTSLANFVPLLARLRWYVLATVVLVQLASYWLNGLYYRSILRIFRYDVHTGRLFAGALATNFVNYLLPSAGLAGAGYLSEVLAPKVPRGVSVLVQLMRYAFSALAVLLMMPFGFALVYAQSNKGGRSLLDATVASAIGITILAVGLIILVHHEARLRR